A region of the Lycium barbarum isolate Lr01 chromosome 1, ASM1917538v2, whole genome shotgun sequence genome:
ATACTTGGTGTGAAAGAAAATTCTTTTCATACATCCTTTGCAATTGAACAGAAGTGCACAAGAATACTTTTTTTTATCTTCACATGAGAATGTTACCAGCAATCACCTCACAATAATGATTTCTTTATCCCACTTAGTCTTACTGATtagtatacaatatatatatcCTCAAACAATTCAAGTAAAAATTGGAATATATAGAGAAAATTATTCCAACTCATACCCTTATTTTGTTCTAAATTTAAACAGTTAATTTTTTAAAGCCTACTATTATATTTGTTTATTTCCATTCTCAAAACAAGAGCAAGGTCAAAACACACGGACGTAGAAAAAGTATGGGGCGTAAtcagtggcggacccaggattttgagttcgggggtgctggacccaggaattttgagttcgggggtgctctattaactatttatatctgtttcctttatattttctatacagctaTACACTCTGTGACTGAATTTaatgggtgctggagcacccaaaaATTGTACATGGGTCCACCACTGGGCGTAATATCGCGTTTCCTTCAGTCTATTATCATTTAGCATATATTTCATTATACATCGCATATAAATTTATTATATAAACAAGAAAAGAGaatataatttaattttttggGGTTTATGCATTAATGGTGATTAGTTTCTTAAGCTCATCGGCATGATATGTTCTATACAAGGAATATTCATAGTGCGCAAAATGTCAAGAGTAACAAATAAtttagttcaattgttttctaaCCAAATATGTCAATCTATTACCTAGACATTTACCAAGGGCAGTAATGTACGTAGCATGTTAGTACCAGCAAAAAGAGTGATCAAAATGGAAAAGAAATTGATACAAACATGAAACATGTGGATTTCAACAAATTAAGGATCGAGAAAATTCAAATAATGAGTTTGACACAGCTTGTATGCTATTGCGATTCATTCATAtgacagagaaaaaaaaatgtgaatatgCATATTTAGAATTTTTTTGGTTGTCACTGGGTGGTGCATGAGCAGGAGGTAATGAAAGGGTAGAAGTAAAAATGGGAAACAACCCCACACCTCCTtgatattataattattattaataTTCGAAAGAGGGTCATAGTCATCTTTTTTAGCATAATGTTATGTACATCGCTCCCATTTATTATTGCCTTTTTGTCTTTTGCCTTCATTCCTTCTCCATCACTAAATTATGCTCTTTGCCTCCTTATCATCAGTTTTGTTCACAACTTTTGCTATATTAGATTTTGCTAAGGACAAAGCTTCAGAAATTTCTCTTCTGCAATTAGGGTTTCCCTTTTGAGTGGCTTCATCAGTAGTGGTAAAGAACTTTTTTGTTACTTTTGTAACCAGTTTTCTGAGAAGAAGGTAAAAAAAGGTACTTCACTTTTCATTCTTCTCATCAGAGAATTAAACCTAGATCACACATACAGGTAAAGTCACAACCGTTTAATTATGTTGTgttctatttatttttttggttccTTATATTTAATTCCTTTTGCGAGACTTAACTTTTCTTTTTTCGGAAAGTTTAGATAAATTAAAGTTCACTAAATTCTTCCTAAATCTATCTCATAGTCTTGATCTAGGGTTTACTTGTTCTTTTATTTACATTTTGAAAATGTTTATATATACATTCCCGGAACTGCATTTTTCAGATCTTATGTTTATTAGAGTAACAAAATGTATCTCATTACATATAATTGAACTCATCAACAAATTCAAGCACAGTCTGATTATTCTAGTATCTGTGCGCTAGCTAGCTAGATGATGTAGATAAGACAAATTCTTGATCTAATTTGAACAAAGCATGCAGAGTTCCTCCTTAACCATTATaacaaaaagataaaagaaagaaaggaaaaataagatgagcaagaagaagaagaagattaaGATTTTTTGTTGGAGAGCGGTCAGAAATGTAAAATTTATAATTTAAGCATGTAGTCTTCTTTCTGTCATCCAGCATGCTTTTATCTAAGTGATTTCATACTTCACTATACTCCAAacaaaataattaagaaaactaATTTTCTCAAGGTATTTTCTCCTCCTTTTTGTGATTTGCTCTTGATTGAAACTAGAATTATTAGAAAGCATAATTGAATATATGTTCTTTGATGTGTTTTAGGTGTGTTAAGGTTCTTTGATGGTTACATattaattcaagacaaaaagtATTTCAGGAAAATCCAGAGTTGGAGAAAATATTGAAATTAGGTTAGAAATAATTAAGGAGAAATCGTGACTGTAATTTTAATTTATAGTAACAAGTAGGTAGAATGAGTAgatcaatttattttttaaaagtacATAGCTTAAGGATGTTTAtaaaaaataattgaaagaaGGGTTTAAATTAATTACTTGATGTTACCTTGGTGCAGCTTAGAGAGGAAATATGGCTTCATCCAGCTGCTACAACTCCCCTTGTGCTGCCTGCAAATTCCTTAGGAGAAAGTGTCTGCCTGGTTGCATCTTTGCACCTTATTTCCCACCTGAGGAGCCACATAAGTTTGCCAATGTCCACAAGATCTTCGGGGCCAGCAATGTGACCAAGCTTCTAAACGACCTCCTCCCTCACCAGAGAGAGGACGCCGTCAGCACTCTGGCCTACGAAGCCGAGGCCAGAGTTAGAgatcctgtttatgggtgtgttagcGCGATCACCTTCCTCCAAAGGCAAGTCGAGCGCCTCCAGAAGGAGCTCGATGACGCTAATGCGGATTTACTCCGCTATGCTTCTTGCAATGACGTGTCCGCGCCACCAGTTATTGGCCCTCAGGAAATTGGCTCATCACTTCATAACATGACACTTAGTAGGAGAATGGGGTATGATCACGGAGGAGGTTATCATTTCCCTTATCCTCCCTCATCATGGAATGATCAAAACCCTTCTGGAGGAGGAGGAAATATTTGAGCCTAATTTATAGAGGGTTCATGTTTCTTGGTCATTTGAAAGAAGTTCTGTGCTTTTTAACTATCACTACTACTACTACCACTAGTGCTATGGTTTTCTAGCTAGTCCTCCTCACATGCAATTTCCTAGCTAGACCATTGAGTCACTATGGCGAAAATTTGGGATTTTTAGACTTTTAGTAGTTGCGTGCTGCTAGAAAAAAAGTCATTCTCTAAGTGTTTTATGACTATAATGTGTCATCTTCAGAGACTACCTAAGAGGTGGAGGTAACTCTATGGCTGCTATATCTTCTGTTTGTGTTACTTTTATTTGAGAGTACTCTAGAAAAATGTCTATGTGAAGAGTCCTATTTTATGGGATTTGCTTATATTAATAGTAATAAATTATTTCATGTCATTGTAAAAGGAGATTCTCACTAGCACGAGTATGTAGGTAATTAAATAGATCCTATATTTGAGCATGTATTTCTTGTTTATGTTTTATTTCAGCTTTTGTTCATATGGCAGTATGGACCACGTTTCAATACCTAATAATCTGCAAAGCTGCTAAGCTCCTTTATGTGATTTTCTAGCTGAAAGACACCTATCCAAAGGGCACTGGAACAGGCAAGGTCTGACTGctgatttaaaaatattttaaactcAATATATGTTAACCTATATCatttttatcatgttattattAATGCTAAACATTTGGAAATACGCAGGGTAAATTTCACTTCTTCAACCTCTGTAAAGATCATACTCTCTCTTTTCCAAAAGAAAAAGTCTTGTTTAGCCTAAAGCAATTACCTATTGCAAGTATTTATTCAATATTAGGGCTAGCTGGGGTCGCGCGCGGGAGCAGAAAACATTGAACATGCACTTAGTTCAGGATTTTTAATTTACGAGTACCGAATCATAATGCGTGCTAAGTtctgaataaattatttatacaaatGAAATGAATTTTTATTTAAATAAGAAATTTGAACCAAATCTACTCAATTATGCCGACTCTTCAATTCTAGGATATTAAATGGGATAGAGGGTTAAATCCACAGCAGGCGGTGTTGCTGCTGTTATGTAGCACTAGAAAGGTATTTGGTTAAGTTTTTCTCCCCCAGTTGACGTCAGAAGCTCACTTTCTTTATTTCTAAATCAGCAGTTCCAATCAATAATTCATCATGTCTAATTCATTGTCATCTCGAGATCATCAAAGAATCACCTTTGGGTTTGAGTACCATACGCCCCTTGTCGGTTTTTTCTCTATCCGAGTAGTGCCAACCTCTGCTATTACCAAATCGGTATTCAGGGCGGCTCAACGGATTTCGTGGTCTAAGGCGAAATCATATTGAGAGGCCTTTAAATTTATCTTATAAAATTTTGTACACTAACAAAATTAATTGCTTTCGGAATAATAAATTAATCATTTAAGACAAAAATAGcgaattttcaaaataaaaaaaaaaaaaacacgaagaATAAAGTGGTGGATTATCGGATGTTGAGGTCCGAAACTCAAAGTGAAAATTTTAATTTGGCTATCATcagaaacaagaaaaagaaatgaaCTTACACAACATACTAGTTTGAGTTTTAAGCATTGACaatgtcaaaaatatttataCCTTCTGACAAGTTTAAACGATAATTGTAATTCATTCAATGTCACActctaattccgctagggtgtgatgggcacccggccccacatccgaagccgagcgaacccacagacctttagaaCACACATAATCCTAATAGACtttctaaatcaaataaaaatataatacacgataaactctcaaaatattcttgtccgatgttttccaaatcaaacaggatCTATGATCATACAGAACTTAACACATAGTACAgaacgacatatcggctgatgaagccgcatacacaactgacatactatacccacgactctgtctgcaaagtctctaacaaatAATCAGAAAACATGGcatacactctgactcggcaccACTCCAGGAGCAAAAGGAGCTTGCCAattctgctggaacatcctctataataacttcgcatcatctgggtgtacctgcgcggcatgaaaacgcatcccccgaagagcagggggtcagtacgaaatatgtactgagtatgtaaagcatgaagtataatatatagaatcataaccggaacaggaagTATAGAAAACGAATGCAATAATCAGAATACCAGAAATGCTTACTCATAtaacataggtaatgcatgtcaaaacatatgtcatatccggccccattatgggacacggtgaacagaacgtggtcgccaccccgtcactggcgccacaacacagcataacttcagagtagagaataactccgtaacatatcatatcatatcagaatgtgcacatatcaaacatatcagatggccatatcgtatcatatcataacatatcagaataagtgtacatggcacatcatactccacaacccatgtacacgtatacctgccccctcacatcgaggcacggcgaacaatgcagtggaatacgcgtgataacatatcctggcccgggctcagtgaaggaaacattgaggcatccacgaatggagtagtgagaaactaatgcaatataaaatataacacatttacggagactcaatagcataattcagatgacaaaccatataaAGAAACTaaacggtaatcatagcgtatgccttacggatgtcacaatggtttatgtcaaaataagttttctgaaatcgttttcatgtttcaaaatacgttgtgggacttacgaaatacttcaaaacaactgtcgtatagtagttagaaaagtagccaagagtttcctttgaattccacttcaaaataagtcaaacggaacaaatcagaaaaatccgggaatagtgggcccacctcgggtcaaatgaggtggcgcacataatttacgtatgttacacttcataacGTTACCGTGAGAGttctaaggtagtcgggtcctatttgtgcaagttctagacatttaggcaccttttctaactatttataacgtattcaattcaattctactgaatgaaaaagaggcaaattcgaacgtagattccgaagagtagagtcgtccccgaggctcgtatcaaagcctatcatacctaggacatgccaagagaaggaaaggtaaagctttacataccttattcgctccttacgcctctccaaattcaaatcccgtttcgtccaaaatctacatttggtcatgtttaccaaatattaatcataaggctttaagaattcaatcttaaccaatacttgtctacagaaatttgggcagcatctcccctatacatacaacatccccgagatttaactcggctcaaattagcaacaaccataccaacaacaataccaacaacatcaacaatggactagaaacgcattctaacataaatagtcttctttccaacatagtgcgacaacttccaatctaacttcgcacttccaaactaatatcaacattttcatattcatttactaatttaagatcattcaaatacaattcgaaagtatttcatatcattctacaaaatatgcaaaaattccaccaaaatccaCAATTCACCCGAAAACTCCTCAAGGTGCAACaataacaatgacaacacattttctttccttccaaattcacaaactacaccaacaattcacactaacaacattatcttcctacaattataagaaaccatactaatatcatgttaacttcttccataatccgcaaatgattacaactttatttcaagccattaaatcttcatttaacaacataaaatccacaacacaacaactgtcaaaatactaaataaaattagctcacCATACccccaccaaaacagccccctatacggctaccacatcaacaccgacaaatgaatttatatcgctatttcttccgttctaatccgttaaatctttaaataaacttgttaacaatgaaaaggaaccttcatattaccttaagtaggCAGCCACCACGTCATAACTCTCCtatttggttgatttttagctcatattgaagacaacgcgacgtacaacacttttctcttcatgggcttcggaattcggggctcggattttggtcaaaaattgatttttctctctaaGATATTTTCTCTCCTTTCCTCCAGAAATTTCTGGGTGTTTAGGTGTGAAAATGAGGGGGAAGGCCGAAATTGGCACTTATAaggacatgggtaatgggcctaacccggttgggttcggattgggcctagcccactgacctttctgccttaaaacgtccatatctccttattccgccGTCacttgggaacccacgacctatggttggaaatataattcaattatctacaacttatatttcttggtatttttccaaattccaaacttataataccggttttgcccctagaagtcagatcacccgaaaacgttttcttaaaaatattcgtttggaggactttcactttgatttggcccaagggtccttcttgagttgtgtttaacttcacatatgtgattcatatgacttttcatatgtcccaaaaaaaatctcgatgtgtgggccccacctcagcttacaaataattcgacgttcaaaaatacgggatgtaacattctATTAAGTAGCACTATTGGTGAATATCTAAAATAAATTGTAAATAACCTAATATAATATATGTGTTGAATTACACTAAAAGAAAATCGGTGCATGAATGATTTTGTGTTCATGCAGTTTCAGAGATGATTGTAAAAGAAATTCATTAGGTTGTTGATAACTTGATATATATAAACTTAATTCCTATATAGAAAGGgataaaattaaaattgaagagtGAAGCAAATATACTAATCAATGAGTGAAGAAAATTATTGTAATTTATGAACTTACTTACTGGTATAAAATTACCTCAATcaaataacaaaaaaaatattatattataacACTTTTATTTATAGAGTAGTAATTATTCATCTAAactatattaataataataataataataataataaatttggGGCCCTAAGGCAACGGCCTTGCTGGCCTAGCCTTAGAGCCGCCCCTGTCAGTATTACATATttatatttacatttacattACCAGTAACGACTCTGCGCACTGTGTAATCGCATAAGATGGAGTCTGAAGAGGATAAAGTGTACGGGCAAATCTTATTCCTACCTCATGGAGCTAGAGAAGtcgtttccgaaagaccctcgttGTCCGTCATATCGTTTCATATTCACCAAGAATTAACCCTTCTTTTTTGCTCTTCTTATCATTTCGAGAGGATGAGGTATTTTCGAGAACTTATTGACTCGCAAAAACAAGCTATATcaacctttttttcttttctaatatAGTAGTACATTTACATGTTCTAGTGGATCTAACTTAAATTCATGTTCAACAACAGAATAGTGAGGTTCAAAAGGCATACGAGTGCTTAATGAGAAGGTTTATAATAAGATTTTTTGTGCctgaaaaaaaatattaaaaaataaaataaattaaaatgaaacAATTTGTAACATCTAATTTATGAGTAAattgagtgttacaatctctagaATTTTTCTAAATTTGTTGTAAGTATATGAATATTCTTCTCTTTAACTGTTGGCCCAAGGACTTGATATCATTGTTTATTCTTGCGTTCGATTTATTTATACATTAACTCAAGCAATTGAAGCTTATTCTTCATTTGAATTTAAGTGTGAAAGTCGATGCTCCCTATGAACAATAATTATTAATTTTAAATGCTTGATATTCGAGTTGTTATCGTTTGATTTTTTGAGTTCTCTAGCGTCTTTTGATTGTGACTTTTGGTGAACCGAAATAAAAAATGTGATCCCTTTATATATGTCTGAGTTGAGGTTTGAGGCGGAGTAGCCTCTAAGGGAGGCTCATGGATCCTTGGGTTTTCACCACAAGGATTCGCTAAATCAACTAGCCAATAAAATCAGGGTTTtatttaaattcatttcattGAATTTAAATAACTAATTCAATCATATTAGTTCATGATCTCTATTTGGAATAATTTATAAATTATGAATTTAGAATATAATCCAAAATTACTTATGGATTTAAATCCAACAAAATTTAATACTCACGGGATTTAATCGACATTGTAAACAATTTTCTTACTAAAAGTATGGCTGGACTGGTATTTACCTTCTGATTTACTTTTACTTCAGGTAAGCTACATTAACAAGGTCTTCTAGGCAAAAAGACAAGGTCTTCTAGAATTAACGTCTAGTTGGTGTTGATAATTGATGTTAGGTTTGTCCTCATTGAACCTTTGATCTATCCATTCACATGATAAGGTAATCTAATTAACTTCTTTGTGTTTATGCTTCCTACGAATGGTTCTCCATTCTTAAAACTCAAATTCAAAACATCAAATTAAAGACGGAGGGATAATATATATCCCCTCTAATATGTTCATTTATCGAATGAAAAAATTACTGCGATAGTTTCTACAATGAGAAGTacagaagaagaaaaaatggtCGAAAAGAAATAAATAGCAGCTCTCTCACAAAAAATACAATTTTAAATTTAGGTATTAATTCCCATTTGTTCCCTTTTGTTTTAAAACTTGACATTTTAGTGCCACTTAAGaattttgccccagtttgtaATGTATGAAATTAATTATGAGCACTTAGATGATAGGATTAAATCCAACCACAAATTATGAGCATAAGCTGTTGCTAACAACTTACGAGCACTATGcggtcgtttggtaggaggataagttatcccatgtaGATGGGATTGGGTGGGATAAGATGGATTACTAATCCCACCTTTTATCCCATCGATATGGGATATCAAAAAAGTTATCCCTCCAACCAAACATAAGATTAATTTCAATCTCATTGGATTAATAATTCAGTCCATCCTatccctcctaccaaacgacccctagtACCTAAttcactttctttttttttttacttaatttattttccttttactttttctttccttttttccttttcttctcctGCACATTTCTTTCTCCCCTTTAGGTGACTGGAAAACACAACGAAAAGTTAAAATTGGTTATTTTGCATTTTGAACTTGATATTTGAATATCAATAATCTTTAATTTGCTTATAATTATCTAGTTTCTACATAAATCTAATTAtttaaatcaagaaaaaaaacaaCTTGAAATTTCTCTTAATGTTTTCAtaatttctttttcttaaaagaagtttttatttttttctaattatttttcttgaattatTTTAATTAACAAATCGCCACAAATTACCCGGCCGTGCTTTTACAGTGTCGATCTATTGCATAAACCGCCCAAAATACTCCAAAAGAACCGCTAATTTTGCTAAAATTACAACGGCCACGTAATCTGCTTCAAAATACTCCACAAAACGCCCTATATTTGCTCAAATTACAACGGCTGCGTTAATCTCCACAAACCGCCGTAATTCTCTTCTTTTAGTGGTGGTTGCTGCAAAATATATGGGCTAATACCTCAATAACTCCTTAAATTTTATACACTTTGAACTTCGACTTACAAATCAAGTATCTGAACACATGATAAAGGATTACTATTAGACACTTTCagtttaaattttgaaaaaaaaattgcacgTGTTCTGAAGCGCCTATTAGGTAATTAAGTTAATCACATTAAATATATCATCTTCTTTAATTATACGGATCAACCTCAACTAAAACTGGCATGAAGTTCTACGGCTTATTGAGGCTaatgcatataattaaagaaATTGATATATTTTAAGTAATTAAGTTATCTACGTAATTTGAATCAATTATATCTAATAAAAATACTTTATCATATGTTTATGTGTTCATTTAAGAATAAGAGGTAAAGAGGCCTTCTATTTAAGCCAAATATATTATCCGAAAAGTCACCATGACATCAAAAACATCCAaccaaaaagaaacaaagaaTCAGTCACTTCTACTGACTAATAATCCGTAGAAAAAACAAAGGAACATCAATCAGATCGTGGTGGGGAATGGGGGCTGGCATGAACAGAAGTTCCCCACTCACCCGTATCCCCATTTTTCTTGATGTAATGTAATTCTGCAAACATCTCTGCCACATTATATTCACCTGCCCTAATTTGCTTCTTTTCCACGTCTAACTTTTAGAGATAAAAGTTGACAACAGAAACAAAGAATGATTGATAGATATgtttcatattttatacagtttatATGTACAATATAATGTACATGCACATTATTTGTTTCCTAACACTACTTGCATTTTGTCTTTCATAGACTGGGGTTAGAGACttaggggtgtacaaaggaaATCGATAAATCGTACCAAACTGATAATTCGAATCAAATTAAGAAAAAAACTCTATTAGTGGTGTGGTTTTAAAAGGAAAAACCTgaacactattggtttggtttgattttaattaaaaaaagtcaaaccgaatcaaaccaacccgacattacatttataaaatttcaaaaatattttatgtATTATTTATGATGTAATTAT
Encoded here:
- the LOC132601602 gene encoding protein LATERAL ORGAN BOUNDARIES-like, giving the protein MASSSCYNSPCAACKFLRRKCLPGCIFAPYFPPEEPHKFANVHKIFGASNVTKLLNDLLPHQREDAVSTLAYEAEARVRDPVYGCVSAITFLQRQVERLQKELDDANADLLRYASCNDVSAPPVIGPQEIGSSLHNMTLSRRMGYDHGGGYHFPYPPSSWNDQNPSGGGGNI